The following proteins come from a genomic window of Solwaraspora sp. WMMA2065:
- a CDS encoding helix-turn-helix transcriptional regulator has product MTERRSPTVRRRRLGAELRRRREAAKVTIDAVAERLECSASKVSRIETGHTTATPRDVRDMLEIYGVTGVEAEELVQIAREARQKGWWHPYSTVLTGAYVGFEAAARSVRAYEQQVVPGLLQTADYAQAMIRSARPDITDEEVAHRVHVRLKRQSLLTQEDQIDVWAVLDEAVLSRPVGGDAVMRAQLHRLVEAADLPNVTLQVLPFEVGAHAGMDGTFTILDFPEPSDADVVYAENATGGLFLEKTEELRKYIFIFDHIRAAALTPEESVAMIAERAKEPLWTSRSRGFG; this is encoded by the coding sequence GTGACCGAGCGCCGAAGCCCAACCGTCCGTCGCCGCCGTCTCGGCGCCGAACTGCGCCGGCGGCGGGAAGCCGCGAAAGTCACGATCGATGCGGTGGCCGAACGACTGGAGTGCTCCGCCTCCAAGGTCTCCCGGATCGAGACGGGACACACCACCGCGACTCCCCGGGACGTCCGCGACATGCTGGAGATCTACGGCGTGACCGGTGTCGAGGCCGAGGAGCTGGTGCAGATCGCCCGGGAAGCTCGGCAGAAGGGCTGGTGGCATCCGTACTCCACGGTGCTCACCGGCGCGTACGTCGGGTTCGAGGCGGCGGCCCGGTCGGTCCGGGCGTACGAGCAGCAGGTGGTTCCCGGTCTGCTGCAGACCGCCGACTACGCCCAGGCGATGATCCGCTCGGCCCGACCCGACATCACCGACGAAGAAGTTGCCCACCGCGTCCATGTCCGACTGAAGCGTCAGTCGTTACTGACACAGGAAGATCAGATCGATGTATGGGCGGTGCTCGATGAGGCGGTGCTGAGTCGGCCGGTCGGCGGCGACGCGGTGATGCGCGCCCAACTGCACCGCCTCGTCGAGGCGGCGGACCTGCCGAACGTGACCCTGCAGGTCCTTCCGTTCGAGGTGGGGGCACACGCGGGAATGGACGGGACGTTCACCATCCTCGACTTTCCGGAGCCCAGCGACGCGGATGTCGTCTACGCGGAGAACGCCACCGGTGGGCTCTTCCTGGAGAAGACCGAAGAACTACGCAAATACATATTTATCTTCGATCACATACGCGCGGCGGCACTCACTCCCGAGGAGTCCGTCGCGATGATCGCTGAACGCGCGAAGGAGCCATTGTGGACATCGAGGTCAAGGGGCTTCGGGTAG
- a CDS encoding DUF397 domain-containing protein — translation MDIEVKGLRVDLTRAAWRKSSRSGPNCDNCVEIAFVDQAIAVRDSKNPTGAVLIFTSDEWDAFLGGARDGEFDLD, via the coding sequence GTGGACATCGAGGTCAAGGGGCTTCGGGTAGACCTGACCCGTGCGGCCTGGCGAAAGAGCTCGCGCAGCGGGCCGAACTGCGACAACTGCGTGGAGATCGCGTTCGTCGACCAGGCCATCGCGGTTCGCGACTCGAAGAACCCGACCGGAGCGGTCCTGATCTTCACTTCCGACGAGTGGGACGCCTTCCTCGGCGGTGCCCGGGACGGCGAGTTCGACCTGGACTGA
- a CDS encoding 3-ketoacyl-ACP reductase, which yields MTASARVAIVTGGSRGIGRGIVLSLAAAGYDVVVNYARNATAAQQAGEQIEAAGRRALLVGADVSVGADRQRLVDQTVATFGRIDLLVNNAGVAPDVRADLLDATEESFDRLIDINLKGPYFLTQQVSRAMIDMVAAGTVTAPKIVIVSSISAYTASVNRGDYCVAKAGLAMTTQLYAARLAEHGINVYEIRPGIVATDMTGPVQSKYDDLIFKQGLTPIRRWGQPDDVGRAVVAVATDLLPFSTGQVLDVDGGFHVRTL from the coding sequence GTGACCGCCTCCGCGCGGGTCGCCATCGTCACCGGCGGTTCCCGGGGGATCGGGCGCGGGATCGTGCTGTCGCTCGCCGCCGCCGGGTACGACGTCGTGGTCAACTACGCCCGGAACGCGACGGCAGCCCAGCAGGCCGGCGAGCAGATCGAGGCGGCCGGCCGGCGGGCGCTACTGGTCGGCGCGGATGTGTCGGTCGGCGCGGACCGGCAACGGCTGGTCGATCAGACCGTCGCGACCTTCGGCCGGATCGATCTGCTGGTCAACAACGCCGGTGTGGCCCCAGATGTGCGGGCGGACCTGCTCGACGCGACGGAGGAGTCCTTCGACCGGCTGATCGACATCAATCTGAAGGGTCCCTATTTTCTGACCCAGCAGGTCAGCCGAGCCATGATCGACATGGTGGCGGCCGGCACCGTCACCGCGCCGAAGATCGTCATCGTCTCGTCGATCAGCGCCTACACGGCGAGCGTCAACCGGGGCGACTACTGCGTGGCCAAGGCCGGCCTGGCGATGACCACCCAGTTGTACGCCGCCCGCCTCGCTGAGCACGGCATCAACGTCTACGAGATCCGGCCCGGCATCGTCGCCACCGACATGACCGGCCCGGTCCAGTCGAAGTACGACGACCTGATCTTCAAACAGGGTCTGACGCCGATCCGCCGCTGGGGCCAGCCGGACGACGTCGGGCGGGCGGTGGTGGCGGTCGCCACCGACCTGCTGCCGTTCAGCACCGGTCAGGTGCTCGACGTCGACGGTGGCTTCCACGTACGGACGCTGTAG
- a CDS encoding type II toxin-antitoxin system VapC family toxin: MIVVDASVLASALVYSDDRGRKARVVLSRDPEWAAPEHWKVEVFSVMRGLALGGKITNETAARAVDRISRLGVDTVPIDDLLTRMWQVKANISAYDAPYVALAERRALTLVTADGKLARAASAYCRVELVA, encoded by the coding sequence GTGATCGTCGTCGACGCCTCGGTCCTCGCCAGCGCGCTCGTCTACAGCGACGACCGCGGCCGCAAGGCCCGCGTTGTCCTGAGCCGAGACCCCGAGTGGGCGGCACCGGAGCACTGGAAGGTCGAGGTCTTCTCCGTCATGCGAGGGCTCGCCCTCGGCGGAAAGATCACCAACGAGACGGCGGCGCGGGCGGTCGACCGGATCAGCCGCCTCGGCGTCGACACCGTCCCGATCGACGACCTGCTCACCCGGATGTGGCAGGTCAAGGCGAACATCAGCGCGTACGACGCCCCCTACGTCGCCCTCGCGGAACGCCGCGCCCTGACGCTGGTGACCGCCGACGGCAAACTCGCCCGCGCGGCGAGCGCGTACTGCCGGGTCGAACTCGTCGCGTAG